A DNA window from Gasterosteus aculeatus chromosome 16, fGasAcu3.hap1.1, whole genome shotgun sequence contains the following coding sequences:
- the rpl24 gene encoding large ribosomal subunit protein eL24 yields the protein MKVELCSFSGYKIYPGHGRRYARIDGKVFQFLNGKCESAFLSKRNPRQINWTVLYRRKHKKGQSEEVAKKRTRRAVKFQRAITGASLAEIMAKRNQKPEVRKAQREQAIRAAKEVKKAKQATKKPAAASAKTSAKTAQKPKVAKTMKINAPRVGGKR from the exons ATGAA GGTCGAGTTGTGCAGTTTCAGTGGGTATAAAATATACCCCGGCCATGGCCGCCGATACGCCAGGATAGACGGAAAG GTGTTCCAGTTTCTCAATGGCAAATGTGAGTCAGCCTTCCTGTCCAAGAGGAACCCCAGACAGATCAACTGGACCGTTCTCTACAGGCGCAAGCACAAGAAGGGCCAATCT GAAGAGGTGGCAAAGAAGCGCACCCGTCGTGCAGTGAAATTCCAGAGGGCCATCACAGGAGCCTCCCTGGCCGAGATCATGGCCAAGAGGAACCAGAAGCCCGAGGTCCGTAAGGCCCAGAGGGAGCAGGCAATAAG AGCTGCCAAGGAGGTCAAGAAGGCAAAGCAGGCAACCAAGAAGCCCGCTGCAGCAAGTGCAAAG ACGTCTGCAAAGACCGCACAGAAACCCAAGGTGGCCAAGACCATGAAGATTAACGCTCCTCGTGTTGGAGGAAAACGCTAA
- the mpc2b gene encoding mitochondrial pyruvate carrier 2b — MAALRANYHRILDKIELMLPAKLRPLYNHPAGPKTVFFWAPVFKWGLVGAGLADMTRPAEKLSTSQSAVLTATGLVWSRYSLVITPKNWNLFCVNFFLGIAGSSQLYRIWRYKQDQKAEVQVAAES, encoded by the exons ATGGCTGCGCTGAGAGCGAACTACCACCGGATCCTGGACAAGATCGAGCTTATGCTGCCCGCCAAGCTGAGACCTCTGTACAACCACCCGGCGG GTCCAAAAACCGTATTCTTCTGGGCACCGGTGTTTAAATGG GGGCTGGTTGGAGCCGGTTTGGCTGATATGACCCGACCGGCGGAGAAGCTCAGTACCTCCCAGTCTGCAGTGCTGACGGCCACAG GCCTGGTCTGGTCCAGATACTCGTTAGTCATAACCCCCAAGAACTGGAACCTGTTCTGTGTCAACTTCTTCCTCGGCATCGCGGGATCCTCCCAGCTCTACAGGATCTGGAG GTACAAACAGGATCAGAAGGCAGAAGTCCAAGTGGCTGCAGAGTCCTGA